One segment of Gilliamella sp. ESL0441 DNA contains the following:
- the proS gene encoding proline--tRNA ligase: MRTSKYLLSTLKETPADAEVISHQLMLRAGMIRKVAAGLYTWLPTGYRVLKKVENIVREEMNKAGAIEVLMPVVQPADIWQESGRWEQYGPELLRIKDRGDRDFVLGPTHEEVITDLLRNEVSSYKQLPLNVYQIQTKFRDEVRPRFGVMRSREFIMKDAYSFHTSQESLQETYDDMYKAYSAVFTRAGLNFRAVRADTGSIGGNWSHEFQVLADSGEDDIVFSTESDYAANIEMAQALAPTQSRSAPTKAMELVDTPNAKTIDELVAQFNLPIEKTVKTLMVKATKESGHQLVALLVRGDHTLNEIKAEKIDIVASPLEFATEDEIRAIVNAGPGSLGPVNLNMPIIIDRDVAVMSDFSAGANIDHKHYFNINWERDVALPRIEDIRNVVEGDISPDGKGTLQIKRGIEVGHIFQLGTKYSQAMKATVQGEDGQNHVMIMGCYGIGVSRIVAAAIEQCHDDRGIIWPDAIAPFTVAIIPMNMHKSEKVQATAEKLYADLQSAGIEVLFDDRKERPGVMFADAELIGIPHTFVIGERNLENGEVEYKHRAGGEKTLVKIDELMTFIKERLQIV; the protein is encoded by the coding sequence ATGCGAACCAGTAAATATCTTCTTTCTACATTAAAAGAGACTCCAGCAGATGCTGAAGTGATAAGCCATCAATTAATGTTACGTGCCGGCATGATCCGTAAAGTTGCCGCAGGATTATATACTTGGCTGCCCACTGGTTATCGTGTACTTAAAAAAGTTGAAAATATTGTTCGGGAAGAGATGAACAAAGCAGGGGCAATTGAAGTGTTAATGCCAGTTGTGCAACCTGCTGATATTTGGCAAGAGAGTGGCCGTTGGGAACAATATGGTCCGGAATTATTACGTATCAAAGACCGGGGAGATCGTGATTTTGTATTAGGTCCAACCCATGAGGAAGTGATCACTGACTTACTACGCAATGAAGTGAGTTCCTACAAACAGTTACCGCTTAATGTTTATCAAATTCAAACCAAATTTCGTGACGAAGTCCGCCCTCGATTTGGTGTAATGCGTTCTCGTGAATTTATTATGAAAGATGCATATTCGTTTCATACTTCACAAGAATCTTTACAAGAAACCTATGATGATATGTATAAAGCCTACAGTGCAGTGTTTACTCGTGCAGGCTTAAATTTCAGAGCGGTACGAGCTGATACGGGCTCTATTGGCGGCAACTGGTCGCATGAGTTCCAAGTATTAGCCGACAGTGGTGAAGATGATATTGTCTTTTCAACTGAATCTGATTACGCCGCTAATATTGAGATGGCACAGGCATTAGCACCTACGCAAAGCCGATCTGCACCAACTAAGGCGATGGAACTGGTTGATACACCTAATGCCAAAACGATTGATGAATTAGTTGCACAATTTAATTTACCCATTGAAAAAACAGTTAAAACACTCATGGTTAAGGCGACTAAAGAGAGTGGGCACCAACTGGTGGCTTTATTAGTCCGTGGTGATCATACGTTGAACGAAATCAAAGCGGAAAAAATTGATATTGTGGCATCACCGCTTGAATTTGCAACTGAAGATGAAATTCGTGCGATAGTGAATGCAGGGCCAGGCTCATTAGGACCGGTAAACCTTAATATGCCAATCATCATTGACCGAGATGTCGCAGTGATGAGTGATTTTAGTGCTGGTGCCAACATTGATCATAAACATTACTTTAACATCAATTGGGAAAGAGATGTCGCTTTACCTCGTATTGAAGATATTCGTAATGTGGTTGAAGGCGATATTAGCCCTGATGGTAAAGGAACGTTACAGATTAAACGTGGTATTGAAGTAGGACATATTTTCCAATTAGGCACCAAATACTCTCAAGCGATGAAAGCCACTGTTCAGGGGGAAGATGGTCAAAACCATGTCATGATTATGGGCTGTTATGGTATTGGGGTTAGCCGAATTGTTGCCGCTGCAATTGAACAATGCCATGATGATCGAGGGATTATTTGGCCTGACGCAATTGCGCCTTTTACTGTTGCCATAATTCCAATGAATATGCATAAATCTGAAAAAGTACAAGCCACTGCTGAAAAGCTTTATGCAGATCTACAATCAGCAGGTATTGAAGTACTCTTTGATGATCGTAAAGAGCGACCAGGAGTGATGTTTGCTGATGCCGAACTCATTGGTATTCCGCATACTTTTGTCATCGGTGAACGCAATCTTGAAAATGGTGAAGTCGAATATAAACACCGTGCTGGTGGTGAAAAAACGCTAGTAAAAATCGATGAATTGATGACATTTATTAAAGAACGTCTTCAAATTGTTTAA
- a CDS encoding tyrosine-protein phosphatase, with protein MQNTTQQLKMGHNRITTIVISLLLLCCMSLNLIGCQSKSNSEYPLPDNFHQVSNDIFRSEQPSITEFKYLDKLGFKTIINLRLFHSDRELVEKTQMSEVWIRMRAGDITDEKMIQVMKAIHTSPKPILIHCWQGSDRTGVTIAMYRLVFENWTKSQAINELMQAEFGHHYNVYPNIKKYLETVDIEKIRSAVFQ; from the coding sequence ATGCAAAATACAACACAACAGTTAAAAATGGGTCATAACCGTATTACAACGATTGTGATAAGTCTACTACTGCTGTGTTGTATGAGTCTAAATCTCATTGGCTGTCAATCTAAGTCTAATTCTGAATATCCATTACCAGATAATTTTCATCAAGTGTCTAACGATATCTTTCGCTCAGAACAACCTTCAATAACTGAATTTAAATATCTTGATAAACTTGGCTTCAAAACCATTATAAATTTACGGCTATTTCACAGCGATCGAGAGTTAGTCGAAAAGACACAGATGTCAGAAGTTTGGATTCGAATGCGTGCAGGTGATATTACTGATGAGAAAATGATCCAAGTAATGAAAGCAATTCATACCTCCCCTAAACCAATATTAATCCATTGTTGGCAAGGCAGTGATCGTACCGGTGTCACTATTGCTATGTACCGTTTGGTTTTTGAAAATTGGACTAAATCTCAAGCAATTAATGAGTTAATGCAAGCTGAATTCGGTCATCACTACAATGTTTATCCCAATATCAAAAAATATCTTGAAACGGTTGATATCGAAAAAATTCGCTCTGCCGTATTTCAATAG
- a CDS encoding M48 family metalloprotease: MLKKTIAFLLSTSLLLQNASFVYADNISLPDIGTAAVSTLTIGQELEMGDYYMRMLRADAPILDDPVLNQYINDLGYKLVSKADSVQTPFHFYIMRSDVLNAFAFFGGNVVVHSKLILDTDNESQLASVMAHEIGHVTQRHLARSMEAQNRNSPYVWGATLGSILLTLASPEAGMAAMTSTIAGSAQSMISFTQSNEQEADRVGLRTLVKAGFDPYASSEFLQKLADETRFSSKPPEILLTHPLPNSRLTDIRNRSLQYSKKNIKSSLSYYLAKARLAILFGKNGNTAKLLVEDYKKLNNESSNIALVYCAALSKYKTGNYKEAKQQLEPLLNNDPSNIWFIDLMTDIDLELNNSSVAITRLQNALKKSPNSTTLQLNLAAAYIKNRNYQQAVSLLHRYTHDHNDDKNGWEELIKAYGGLKSVVQQMSARAEQIALDGKFQEAINLLESTKNKAKGDQIMTAKINARINQLKQLQKRYSVYKR, encoded by the coding sequence ATGTTAAAAAAAACAATCGCATTTTTATTATCGACATCATTATTATTGCAAAATGCATCATTCGTTTATGCGGATAACATTAGCTTACCTGATATTGGTACAGCTGCTGTGTCCACGTTAACTATAGGTCAAGAATTGGAAATGGGTGATTATTATATGCGAATGTTACGCGCAGATGCCCCTATTCTAGACGATCCAGTTTTAAACCAATATATCAATGATTTAGGTTATAAATTAGTTTCAAAAGCAGATTCGGTACAAACTCCTTTTCATTTTTATATTATGCGAAGCGATGTTCTTAATGCTTTTGCTTTTTTTGGTGGAAATGTTGTCGTTCACTCTAAATTAATACTAGATACGGACAATGAAAGTCAACTTGCTTCAGTTATGGCTCATGAAATCGGTCACGTTACACAAAGACATTTAGCCCGTTCAATGGAAGCTCAAAACCGAAATAGTCCCTATGTTTGGGGGGCAACTTTAGGTTCTATACTATTAACTTTAGCAAGCCCAGAAGCAGGTATGGCAGCAATGACCAGTACAATAGCCGGTTCTGCACAAAGTATGATTAGCTTTACTCAAAGTAATGAACAAGAGGCAGATCGGGTTGGTCTCAGAACATTGGTAAAAGCAGGATTCGATCCTTATGCATCATCAGAATTTTTGCAAAAACTTGCTGACGAAACACGTTTTAGCAGCAAGCCTCCTGAAATTTTATTGACACACCCATTACCAAATAGTCGTTTAACTGATATTCGCAATCGTTCACTACAGTATAGTAAAAAAAATATCAAATCTTCTCTTAGTTACTATCTTGCTAAGGCACGATTAGCTATTTTATTTGGTAAAAATGGAAATACTGCAAAACTGTTAGTCGAAGATTATAAAAAATTAAATAATGAATCGAGTAACATAGCTTTAGTCTATTGCGCTGCTCTTTCCAAATATAAAACAGGAAATTATAAAGAGGCCAAACAGCAACTTGAACCTTTATTAAATAACGATCCTAGTAATATTTGGTTTATCGATTTAATGACAGATATAGATTTAGAACTCAATAATAGTAGTGTGGCAATTACTCGCTTACAAAATGCGTTAAAAAAATCCCCTAACAGTACCACGTTACAGTTAAATCTAGCCGCTGCATATATAAAAAATAGAAATTATCAACAAGCTGTTAGCTTGCTTCATCGATACACTCATGATCATAACGATGATAAAAATGGTTGGGAAGAGCTGATTAAAGCTTATGGCGGTTTAAAATCAGTAGTACAACAAATGAGTGCACGAGCTGAGCAAATTGCTTTAGATGGTAAATTTCAAGAAGCCATCAACCTACTTGAAAGTACTAAAAACAAAGCAAAAGGCGACCAAATAATGACCGCCAAGATTAATGCACGGATTAATCAATTAAAACAACTACAAAAGCGTTATAGTGTTTATAAAAGATAG
- a CDS encoding histidine phosphatase family protein, which yields MKDINLYLIRHGQTEWNIKDQMQGSQNSPLTEEGILGAKVTGNYLKNVPFIQAYSSNQQRAMETRDYIINENVNLIPTAELQDLCEMDFGIWEGKHVPTLKKTFPEFNTYLTDPANFDASVNKGENYQQVLARMERALNTIIENTKQDTGNILVVSHGTVLRILLCVLNGGDWRLHRNEDYFPRMLNTSISLVNYKQNDNQSKGEFTVKFFNNVDHLA from the coding sequence ATGAAAGATATCAATTTATATTTAATTAGACACGGTCAAACGGAATGGAATATTAAAGATCAAATGCAAGGATCACAAAATTCTCCCTTAACCGAAGAAGGAATTTTGGGTGCAAAGGTAACAGGAAATTATCTTAAAAATGTTCCTTTTATACAGGCTTATTCGAGTAACCAACAGCGTGCAATGGAAACTCGAGACTATATAATTAATGAAAATGTAAATCTTATTCCAACTGCTGAACTTCAGGATCTATGTGAAATGGATTTTGGTATTTGGGAAGGGAAACACGTGCCAACATTGAAAAAAACGTTTCCTGAATTTAACACTTATCTCACCGATCCTGCTAATTTTGATGCATCGGTGAATAAAGGTGAAAATTACCAACAAGTTTTAGCACGTATGGAGCGGGCATTAAACACAATTATCGAAAATACCAAGCAAGATACTGGTAATATTTTAGTTGTTTCACATGGAACGGTTTTAAGAATTTTGCTTTGTGTTTTAAACGGTGGAGATTGGCGTTTACATCGAAATGAAGATTACTTCCCTAGAATGTTAAATACGAGTATTAGTTTAGTAAATTATAAACAAAACGATAATCAATCAAAAGGGGAATTTACAGTCAAATTTTTCAATAATGTTGATCATTTAGCGTGA
- the rluC gene encoding 23S rRNA pseudouridine(955/2504/2580) synthase RluC gives MHTNSPQKKLNVTFVTISEENATQRIDNFLVTYLKGVPKSMIYRILRKGEVRVNKKRIKPEYKLNIGDEVRIPPIRVAEKATPEISTKLNKVAELEKAIIYEDEVILAINKPSGIAVHGGSGLSFGVIEGLRALRPEAKFLELVHRIDRETSGVLLIAKKRSALKALHEQLRLKQMQKNYLALVKGNWSSDCKVIQAPLLKNVLKSGERVVKVDKEGKPSETRFKVEERFEFATLIKASPVTGRTHQIRIHTQYANHPIAFDDRYGDRQFDALLSHTALNRLFLHAASVKFIHPKTQQEMLLQAPMDATLQACLTQLRKDKFK, from the coding sequence ATGCACACAAACTCCCCTCAAAAAAAATTGAATGTTACTTTTGTGACGATATCTGAAGAAAATGCGACTCAACGTATTGATAACTTTTTAGTCACCTATTTGAAAGGTGTACCAAAAAGCATGATCTATCGTATATTACGCAAAGGTGAAGTGCGGGTAAATAAAAAACGTATTAAACCAGAGTACAAATTAAATATTGGCGATGAAGTTCGCATTCCTCCAATTCGAGTTGCTGAAAAAGCCACACCCGAAATCTCAACAAAATTAAATAAAGTGGCTGAATTAGAGAAGGCAATTATTTATGAAGATGAGGTAATTTTAGCTATCAATAAACCTTCGGGAATTGCTGTGCATGGTGGCAGTGGCTTAAGTTTTGGTGTGATTGAAGGATTACGAGCATTAAGACCTGAAGCAAAATTTTTAGAGTTAGTGCATCGAATCGATCGTGAAACATCAGGGGTGCTGCTAATTGCTAAAAAACGCTCTGCATTAAAAGCGTTGCATGAACAGCTTCGTCTTAAGCAGATGCAAAAAAACTATTTGGCATTAGTGAAAGGTAATTGGTCTTCTGACTGTAAAGTGATTCAAGCACCATTGCTGAAAAATGTGCTTAAAAGTGGTGAACGCGTTGTGAAAGTTGATAAAGAAGGGAAACCTTCAGAAACGCGTTTTAAAGTTGAAGAACGATTTGAGTTTGCCACTTTGATAAAAGCCAGTCCGGTAACAGGCCGAACCCATCAAATTCGGATTCATACCCAATATGCTAATCATCCGATTGCTTTTGATGATCGTTATGGTGATCGTCAATTTGATGCATTATTATCACATACTGCACTTAACCGTCTATTTTTACATGCGGCGAGTGTTAAATTTATTCATCCTAAAACTCAGCAAGAAATGCTATTACAAGCCCCAATGGATGCCACATTGCAAGCTTGTTTAACTCAACTTAGAAAAGATAAATTTAAATAA